From a region of the Agrobacterium tumefaciens genome:
- the mutL gene encoding DNA mismatch repair endonuclease MutL, translating to MVIKLLSETLINQIAAGEVIERPSSATKELVENAIDAGATRIEIATAGGGKGLVRVTDNGSGMTPEDLELAVRRHCTSKISDTLDDIHTLGFRGEALPSIGSVAKLSITSRRQGAAQGSVISVSGGKVSEVRPAAANAGTIVEVRDLFFATPARLKFLKTERAEAAAITEVVKRMAIAFPHIRFALSGTDRSTLEIPATGDDHLARMAQILGAEFKDNAIEIDAEREDVTLTGFAGVPTFNRGNSAHQYVFVNGRPVQDKLLLSAIRAAYAETVPHGRYPVAVLSLTLDPALVDVNVHPAKSDVRFRDPGLIRGLIIGAIRQALTRDGDRAATTGASQMMSAFRPGYSPSTVRPFPSPAWSPATSPSRPLAYSGEMHFAEPAQSRFTDITMPTARAEIAEPYNEPTQAPSPEPLRHPLGAARAQLHENYIVAQTDDGLVIVDQHAAHERLVFEEMRNALHAKRPSSQVLLIPEIIDLPEEDCDRLMEHAGGFDALGLVVERFGPGAVAVRETPAMLGEVNVQGLIRQLADEIAEWDAASSLANKLEYVAATMACHGSVRSGRRMRPEEMNALLRQMENTPGSGQCNHGRPTYIELKLSDIERLFGRS from the coding sequence ATGGTCATCAAACTACTTTCCGAAACCCTCATCAACCAGATCGCCGCCGGCGAGGTCATCGAGCGCCCTTCGAGCGCGACCAAGGAGCTGGTCGAAAACGCCATCGACGCAGGTGCGACGCGCATCGAAATCGCCACGGCGGGTGGTGGCAAAGGTCTTGTGCGTGTGACTGACAATGGTTCAGGCATGACACCCGAGGATCTGGAGCTTGCGGTGCGGCGGCATTGCACCTCGAAAATTTCCGACACGCTGGACGATATCCACACTCTCGGCTTTCGTGGTGAAGCTTTGCCTTCCATCGGATCGGTGGCCAAACTCTCGATCACCAGCCGCCGGCAGGGTGCGGCACAAGGCTCGGTGATTTCCGTCAGCGGCGGCAAGGTCTCCGAAGTCCGTCCAGCTGCGGCAAACGCCGGAACGATCGTCGAGGTCCGTGACCTGTTTTTTGCGACCCCAGCCCGACTGAAGTTTCTCAAGACGGAACGGGCCGAGGCTGCCGCGATCACCGAAGTCGTCAAGCGCATGGCCATTGCTTTTCCGCATATCCGCTTCGCGCTTTCCGGCACCGATCGCTCGACGCTTGAGATCCCCGCCACCGGTGATGATCACCTTGCCCGTATGGCGCAGATTCTCGGCGCGGAGTTCAAGGACAACGCCATCGAAATCGATGCCGAGCGCGAGGATGTGACACTGACCGGCTTTGCCGGGGTACCGACCTTCAACCGCGGCAACTCAGCGCATCAATATGTGTTCGTCAATGGCCGCCCGGTGCAGGACAAACTGCTCCTTTCCGCCATTCGCGCAGCTTACGCGGAAACCGTGCCGCATGGACGCTACCCGGTCGCGGTGCTGTCACTGACGCTCGATCCCGCATTGGTGGACGTCAACGTTCATCCAGCCAAATCCGATGTCCGCTTCCGCGACCCCGGCCTGATCCGCGGCCTTATCATCGGAGCGATCCGCCAGGCCCTGACGCGCGATGGCGACAGGGCTGCGACCACAGGCGCAAGCCAGATGATGAGTGCCTTTCGCCCTGGGTATAGCCCATCCACCGTGCGCCCGTTCCCGTCGCCCGCCTGGTCTCCCGCAACCTCACCTTCCCGGCCGCTTGCATATTCCGGCGAGATGCATTTTGCCGAACCGGCGCAGTCACGGTTTACAGACATCACCATGCCGACGGCCCGGGCGGAGATCGCTGAGCCTTACAACGAGCCAACGCAGGCACCATCACCTGAACCACTGCGCCATCCGCTCGGCGCCGCACGAGCACAGCTTCACGAGAACTACATTGTCGCCCAGACTGACGATGGCCTGGTGATCGTCGATCAGCATGCCGCACATGAGCGGTTGGTGTTCGAAGAGATGCGGAATGCCCTGCACGCCAAACGCCCCTCCTCGCAGGTCTTGCTGATCCCCGAGATCATCGACCTGCCCGAGGAAGACTGCGACAGGTTGATGGAACATGCTGGTGGTTTCGATGCGTTAGGACTTGTGGTCGAGCGGTTCGGTCCCGGCGCGGTTGCGGTTCGAGAAACGCCGGCGATGCTGGGCGAAGTCAACGTACAGGGTCTTATCCGGCAACTGGCGGATGAAATTGCCGAGTGGGACGCAGCATCCTCGCTTGCCAACAAGCTTGAATACGTCGCCGCGACAATGGCCTGCCATGGTTCGGTACGTTCGGGGCGTCGCATGCGGCCAGAAGAAATGAATGCGCTGCTCCGGCAGATGGAAAATACGCCTGGGTCCGGGCAATGCAATCACGGCCGCCCCACCTACATCGAACTGAAGCTCTCCGATATAGAGCGGCTCTTTGGGCGCAGTTGA
- a CDS encoding 3-deoxy-D-manno-octulosonic acid transferase, which produces MSSRIARFALSGYRIAGIAAYPFAKPYLSYRAAKGKEDRRRRLERFGYASAERPRGPLVWFHAASVGETLALIPLIREIRKRDIFVLLTTGTVTSAELTRTRLGDDVIHQYVPLDIKIAVNRFLTYWAPDAAITAESEIWPVTMMELERRHIPQIRVNARLSDRSFGRWRNRQDIAESLFSKLALVVAQSDLDAERFRDLGSWPVVISGNLKGDTDPPPCDDTVLERYRQQIGNRKTWAAISTFDGEEKAAATVHAAIKSRNGQLTIIVPRHPERGDDVEAMLKGMGLTVARRSRADIITPETDIFLGDSIGEMGLYLRLTELAFVGRSLTAEGGQNPLEPAMLGCAVLSGAHVQNFREAYQKLIRAGGARIIRDVEMLAKAVHYLLVNDNERYKMIDAGNRVIQDMRGALSATVKALEPYINPLTVSAKLQPRSAVGSW; this is translated from the coding sequence ATGAGCAGCCGTATCGCACGCTTCGCTCTTTCCGGTTACAGAATTGCCGGCATTGCCGCCTACCCTTTTGCCAAGCCCTATCTTTCTTATCGGGCAGCGAAGGGCAAGGAAGACAGGCGCCGCCGCCTCGAGCGGTTTGGCTACGCCAGCGCCGAACGTCCGCGCGGGCCGCTTGTCTGGTTCCACGCAGCAAGTGTTGGTGAAACGCTGGCGCTCATTCCGCTGATCCGTGAAATCCGCAAGCGCGATATTTTCGTTCTGTTGACGACAGGCACGGTCACCTCCGCAGAGCTGACCCGTACTCGCCTTGGCGACGATGTGATCCATCAATATGTGCCGCTCGACATCAAGATCGCTGTCAATCGTTTCCTGACCTACTGGGCGCCCGATGCCGCCATCACGGCCGAGTCGGAAATCTGGCCCGTGACGATGATGGAGCTGGAGCGTCGTCATATTCCGCAGATCAGGGTCAATGCACGCCTTTCGGACCGTTCGTTCGGTCGCTGGCGGAACCGCCAGGATATTGCGGAATCGCTGTTTTCCAAGCTTGCCCTCGTGGTTGCACAATCTGACCTCGATGCAGAGCGGTTCCGCGATCTCGGTTCATGGCCCGTTGTCATTTCCGGGAACTTGAAAGGCGATACAGATCCGCCGCCGTGCGACGACACAGTGCTGGAGCGCTATCGCCAGCAAATCGGCAACCGCAAGACCTGGGCGGCGATTTCCACTTTTGACGGGGAAGAAAAGGCTGCTGCCACCGTGCATGCCGCGATCAAGTCCCGCAATGGCCAGTTGACGATCATCGTGCCGCGTCATCCGGAACGCGGTGATGATGTGGAGGCGATGCTCAAGGGCATGGGGCTGACCGTCGCTCGCCGAAGCCGGGCTGACATCATCACCCCTGAAACAGATATTTTCCTGGGCGATTCCATTGGCGAGATGGGGCTTTATCTCCGTCTGACGGAGCTTGCCTTCGTTGGTCGCTCACTGACTGCCGAGGGTGGGCAGAACCCGCTGGAACCGGCGATGCTTGGCTGTGCCGTGCTTTCCGGCGCGCACGTGCAGAACTTCCGTGAAGCTTATCAGAAGCTCATCCGTGCCGGTGGGGCGCGTATCATTCGTGATGTCGAAATGCTGGCCAAGGCCGTGCACTATCTGCTGGTCAACGACAATGAGCGTTACAAGATGATAGATGCGGGCAACCGTGTCATTCAGGATATGCGTGGCGCACTTTCAGCCACCGTCAAGGCGCTCGAACCGTATATCAATCCTTTGACCGTCTCGGCCAAACTTCAGCCGCGCAGTGCGGTTGGCTCATGGTAA
- a CDS encoding EAL domain-containing protein encodes MKRAEPHMLQVSQNELQAMAYSDPLTGLGNRYRLRDKVRMLASERSSDPAPFTVGIANIDGFKPINDLFGAQAGDEILCQVAHRLKACIPDGAVVTRHDGDEFAFVLPLVFERTGAERIGNMIKDVLSAPYDLGDRNVRLSSSFGFAIYPFAGNEFEDLLKSAETALYRSKRRGRGQITVYSREIAQEMKRATQLEQALRNAIIADAIDVHFQPIVRLEEAKVVGFEALARWNDPDLGFVSPAVFVPLAEERGFIDALSETLLRKAAEAALFWPRELFLSFNLSSAQLMDPGTADNILSILARVGLDPHRVELEITETAVMTSADTAQRIISDLQAAGVRISLDDFGTGQSSLGRLRDFTFDKVKIDRAFVSRISTDRPSEHIIKAIVAMCEGLDLEVVAEGIEERVEEEKLRALGCAMGQGYFYGRPADAAATQRYLHENYREMSADMP; translated from the coding sequence ATGAAACGGGCAGAACCGCACATGTTGCAGGTCAGCCAGAACGAGTTGCAAGCCATGGCGTATAGCGATCCGCTGACGGGGCTTGGCAACCGCTATCGCCTGCGTGACAAGGTTCGCATGCTCGCCAGCGAACGTTCCAGCGACCCCGCACCATTTACAGTTGGCATCGCCAACATCGACGGCTTCAAGCCGATCAACGATCTCTTCGGCGCACAGGCCGGCGACGAAATTCTCTGTCAGGTCGCACATCGCCTGAAAGCCTGCATTCCCGACGGCGCTGTTGTCACACGCCACGACGGCGATGAGTTCGCTTTCGTTCTGCCGTTGGTTTTCGAGCGAACCGGTGCCGAGCGCATCGGCAACATGATCAAGGACGTGCTGTCGGCGCCCTACGATCTGGGCGACCGCAATGTACGGCTTTCCTCGTCCTTCGGTTTTGCGATCTATCCCTTCGCCGGCAATGAATTCGAAGATCTTCTGAAAAGCGCCGAAACGGCGCTCTACCGTTCCAAGCGACGCGGTCGTGGCCAGATTACCGTCTATTCGCGCGAAATTGCGCAGGAGATGAAGCGGGCGACGCAGCTTGAGCAGGCGTTGAGAAACGCCATCATTGCAGATGCCATCGACGTCCATTTTCAGCCGATCGTCAGGCTTGAGGAAGCGAAAGTCGTCGGTTTCGAGGCGCTTGCCCGCTGGAATGATCCAGATCTCGGTTTCGTTTCGCCAGCTGTCTTCGTGCCACTTGCCGAAGAGAGAGGGTTTATCGATGCCTTGTCGGAAACCTTGCTGAGAAAGGCTGCGGAAGCAGCACTGTTCTGGCCCCGCGAGTTGTTTCTGTCCTTCAACCTGTCATCAGCACAGTTGATGGACCCCGGCACGGCCGACAACATCCTGTCCATTCTGGCTCGGGTCGGCCTCGATCCGCACCGCGTCGAGCTGGAAATCACCGAAACGGCCGTGATGACATCGGCGGACACCGCCCAGCGGATCATCAGCGATTTGCAGGCCGCCGGTGTGCGCATCTCGCTCGATGATTTCGGTACGGGCCAGTCGAGCCTTGGGCGACTGCGTGATTTTACCTTTGACAAGGTGAAGATTGATCGGGCGTTCGTCTCCCGCATCAGCACCGATCGTCCGTCGGAGCACATCATCAAGGCGATTGTCGCCATGTGCGAAGGGCTTGATCTGGAAGTTGTGGCCGAAGGGATCGAGGAACGGGTGGAAGAGGAAAAGCTGCGCGCCCTCGGCTGCGCCATGGGGCAGGGATATTTCTACGGCCGGCCGGCCGATGCTGCCGCCACCCAGCGTTACCTCCACGAGAACTACCGCGAGATGTCGGCGGATATGCCCTGA
- a CDS encoding 2-dehydro-3-deoxy-6-phosphogalactonate aldolase encodes MRIPFPSIKYPLIAILRGLKPEETEGVVGALIETGFRAIEIPLNSPEPFRSIEIAAKMAPADCLIGAGTVLTTEEVEQLDAAGGKLMVSPNADPDVIVAARVKGMVTMPGVLTPTEALVAAKAGATGLKFFPASIIGPSGINAIRTILPKDLVIAAVGGVSDKNFSEYTSAGITAFGLGTSLYKPGMTAAEVRERAVVTLAAYDAAIGG; translated from the coding sequence ATGCGTATCCCCTTTCCTTCCATCAAATACCCGTTGATCGCGATTCTACGCGGCCTCAAGCCCGAGGAAACGGAAGGCGTCGTCGGCGCCCTGATCGAAACCGGTTTTCGTGCCATCGAAATTCCGCTGAATTCGCCCGAGCCGTTCCGCTCCATTGAAATCGCCGCGAAAATGGCACCGGCCGACTGCCTGATCGGTGCCGGCACCGTACTGACGACCGAAGAAGTTGAACAACTCGATGCGGCCGGCGGCAAACTTATGGTCAGCCCGAATGCAGACCCTGATGTCATCGTCGCGGCCCGGGTGAAGGGCATGGTAACGATGCCTGGTGTCCTGACACCGACCGAAGCTCTCGTTGCCGCCAAGGCTGGCGCAACGGGTCTGAAATTCTTCCCGGCCAGCATTATTGGTCCGTCCGGCATCAATGCCATCCGCACAATTTTGCCGAAGGATCTTGTTATTGCCGCTGTGGGTGGCGTTTCAGACAAGAACTTCTCCGAATACACCAGTGCAGGCATCACCGCCTTTGGTCTCGGGACCAGCCTTTACAAGCCCGGCATGACGGCAGCAGAGGTCCGTGAGCGTGCGGTCGTGACCCTTGCGGCTTACGATGCCGCCATCGGAGGATAG
- a CDS encoding DUF4170 domain-containing protein: protein MTETGKPKQLLHLVFGGELENLQDVQFRDLNALDIVGIYPDYATALTAWKSKAQSTVDNAHMRYFIVHMHRLLNPDEKK from the coding sequence ATGACCGAAACCGGCAAACCGAAACAACTCCTGCACCTGGTGTTTGGTGGCGAACTCGAAAACCTTCAGGATGTTCAGTTCCGGGATTTGAACGCGCTCGATATCGTCGGCATCTACCCTGACTATGCAACGGCGCTGACAGCGTGGAAGTCCAAGGCTCAGTCGACCGTCGACAACGCTCATATGCGTTATTTTATCGTGCATATGCACCGTCTTCTCAATCCTGACGAAAAAAAATAA
- a CDS encoding tetraacyldisaccharide 4'-kinase: protein MVSEAPPFWWQKAGWQAWALSPFSLLYGKIAGRRMRTARRASVSVPVICIGNFTVGGAGKTPTSIAIARAAKEKGLKPGFLSRGYGGSLDVTTLVDLGHHRAAAVGDEPLLLAREAMTVISRKRVEGAERLVKEGADLIIMDDGFQSARLTLDYALVVIDTIRGVGNGYLVPSGPVRAPLPEQMRHMTGLLKVGKGHAADAIVRVAAKAAKPVFVSSIQPRELSEIDGKRVLAYAGIADPAKFYRTVEDLGGEIVQQRSFPDHHHFSDDEIADLLLDAGKQDLLLVTTAKDAVRLNGHQGRAEELLWNSLVAEIDMVFDDPNAASTIIDQAIEHCRLRRLKESAHPAA from the coding sequence ATGGTATCTGAAGCGCCGCCTTTCTGGTGGCAGAAGGCTGGGTGGCAGGCATGGGCTCTGTCGCCGTTTTCGCTTCTCTATGGCAAGATTGCCGGGCGCCGGATGCGCACCGCAAGACGAGCAAGCGTTTCTGTTCCCGTTATCTGCATCGGTAATTTTACGGTCGGTGGGGCTGGCAAGACACCCACGTCTATCGCGATCGCAAGAGCCGCGAAAGAAAAAGGGCTGAAGCCGGGCTTCCTGAGTCGCGGCTATGGCGGCTCGCTCGATGTCACGACACTGGTAGACCTTGGGCATCATCGCGCAGCTGCAGTCGGCGATGAACCCTTGCTCCTTGCACGCGAGGCGATGACGGTCATCTCCCGCAAACGGGTGGAAGGAGCCGAGAGGCTGGTGAAGGAGGGTGCTGATCTCATCATCATGGATGACGGCTTCCAAAGTGCCAGGTTGACGCTCGACTACGCGCTCGTCGTGATCGATACGATCAGAGGTGTCGGCAATGGCTACCTTGTTCCCAGCGGCCCGGTGCGCGCGCCCCTTCCTGAACAGATGCGGCACATGACCGGACTTCTGAAGGTCGGCAAGGGACACGCGGCCGACGCCATCGTTCGTGTCGCTGCAAAGGCCGCCAAGCCTGTTTTCGTCTCCAGCATCCAGCCGCGCGAACTATCCGAAATCGACGGAAAACGCGTCCTCGCCTATGCGGGCATTGCAGACCCCGCCAAGTTCTACAGGACCGTCGAAGACTTGGGTGGCGAGATCGTCCAGCAGCGATCGTTCCCGGACCATCATCACTTCAGCGATGATGAAATTGCCGACTTGCTGCTCGATGCGGGGAAGCAGGACTTGCTACTTGTAACCACGGCAAAGGATGCAGTCCGTCTCAACGGCCATCAAGGCCGGGCGGAGGAATTGCTCTGGAACAGTCTGGTTGCGGAAATCGACATGGTATTCGACGATCCGAATGCAGCTTCGACGATCATCGACCAGGCCATCGAACACTGCCGCCTTCGGCGTCTCAAGGAAAGTGCACATCCCGCCGCGTGA
- a CDS encoding DUF2093 domain-containing protein, producing MNRFEGGGNRAAIIDYLDGDFRIVQTGSHVICAVTGKIIPLDELRYWSVARQEAYVDAAASLEAETKAGTLPK from the coding sequence ATGAACAGATTTGAGGGAGGCGGAAACCGCGCCGCGATCATCGACTATCTCGATGGCGATTTCCGGATCGTGCAGACTGGCTCTCACGTCATCTGCGCCGTAACGGGCAAGATCATCCCGCTCGACGAACTGCGCTACTGGAGTGTTGCACGGCAGGAAGCCTATGTGGATGCGGCAGCTTCACTGGAAGCAGAAACGAAGGCCGGTACTCTGCCGAAATGA
- a CDS encoding 3'(2'),5'-bisphosphate nucleotidase CysQ, translated as MKDMAEARWASDLALILEAARRAGETALGFFRKDPDVWWKNGGQSPVSAADYAANEILANILRSARPDYGWLSEETDDDAVRLTRDTVFVIDPIDGTRAFIGGRDTWCVSVAVVHRGRPVAAALVAPALAEEFTAVEDGPALKNGQPIVVSSRNEGILHLAAPEDVIAHLSADVRAGVKRIPHVPSLAYRLAMVADGRIDGTLVKANSHEWDLAAADLILDRAGGQLVGLDGKPLMYNRVQVNHPALCAAAEYALQELLKAFSHLSNG; from the coding sequence ATGAAAGATATGGCTGAAGCCCGCTGGGCTTCCGATTTGGCGCTTATTCTTGAAGCTGCGCGCAGAGCAGGGGAGACTGCGCTCGGTTTCTTCCGCAAGGACCCCGATGTCTGGTGGAAGAATGGTGGCCAATCCCCAGTCAGCGCTGCGGACTATGCAGCGAATGAAATCCTTGCAAACATCCTTCGCTCAGCCCGTCCCGACTACGGGTGGCTGTCGGAGGAGACCGACGACGATGCTGTTCGACTGACAAGAGACACCGTTTTCGTCATCGACCCAATCGATGGCACACGCGCGTTTATTGGCGGTCGCGATACATGGTGTGTCAGCGTCGCCGTCGTCCATCGCGGCAGACCTGTGGCCGCCGCGCTTGTTGCCCCGGCGCTTGCAGAAGAGTTCACTGCAGTCGAAGATGGTCCCGCGTTGAAGAATGGTCAGCCCATTGTGGTGTCCAGCAGAAATGAGGGCATCCTGCATCTGGCTGCACCGGAAGACGTGATCGCTCATCTGTCTGCCGATGTCCGTGCCGGTGTGAAACGCATTCCGCATGTGCCGTCACTCGCCTACCGGCTGGCAATGGTGGCGGACGGCCGTATCGACGGAACACTGGTAAAGGCGAACTCACACGAGTGGGATCTCGCAGCCGCGGACCTTATCCTCGACAGGGCGGGCGGGCAGCTCGTGGGCCTCGATGGAAAACCTCTGATGTATAATCGTGTGCAGGTTAACCACCCGGCATTGTGCGCCGCAGCAGAATATGCGCTTCAAGAGCTTTTGAAAGCATTTTCACATCTGTCCAACGGTTGA
- a CDS encoding HAD family hydrolase, whose protein sequence is MVTDMPDQQAHSIAAVLFDKDGTLLGYDASWGPVNRELAAIAAKGDPDLADRLLAACGMDPVTGHVVADSLLAAGNTAEIAAGLVAAGSPCDEVELTTRLDRLFTEAADKSVPVTDLKGFFTRLKARGFKLGIASSDNENSIRRLAERFGFETDIDFFAGYDSGYGTKPQPGMVLGFCQATGIPPEQVAVVGDNNHDLHMAKNAGAGLRIAVLTGTGSRESLGRDAHYCFDDITSLEDLLPARSVLESA, encoded by the coding sequence ATGGTAACGGATATGCCGGACCAACAGGCACACTCAATCGCTGCTGTTCTGTTCGACAAGGACGGGACGTTGCTCGGTTATGATGCAAGCTGGGGGCCCGTCAATCGCGAGCTTGCGGCGATTGCAGCCAAAGGCGATCCAGATCTCGCCGATCGACTTCTCGCAGCCTGTGGCATGGACCCGGTGACGGGCCATGTCGTGGCGGACAGTCTTCTTGCGGCAGGCAATACGGCAGAGATTGCGGCCGGGCTGGTGGCTGCCGGTTCACCTTGCGATGAAGTGGAGCTGACGACGCGGCTCGATCGGCTTTTTACCGAGGCTGCGGACAAGTCGGTTCCCGTGACTGATTTGAAGGGCTTTTTTACTCGCCTCAAGGCGCGCGGTTTCAAACTCGGCATCGCGTCCAGCGACAATGAAAATTCGATACGCCGACTGGCGGAACGCTTTGGTTTCGAAACCGATATTGATTTCTTCGCCGGTTATGACAGCGGTTACGGCACAAAGCCGCAACCGGGCATGGTGCTTGGCTTTTGTCAGGCGACGGGCATTCCGCCTGAACAGGTCGCTGTTGTCGGTGATAACAATCACGATCTGCACATGGCGAAAAATGCCGGTGCCGGCCTGCGCATTGCCGTTTTGACCGGGACCGGGTCGCGTGAAAGCCTGGGCAGGGACGCCCACTATTGTTTTGACGACATCACGTCTTTGGAAGACCTGTTGCCGGCACGCTCCGTTCTGGAAAGCGCCTGA
- a CDS encoding response regulator → MLDALCDALGAAVVVYDGNDRIVFASRKILSIFPLREEAISHGARLRDYLGALYDCCLEDTGNPAVMTGRLGREEWIGERLALHWRERSEKTERHKGERWLRFVMNRLPSGLGISVVADISEQKKREEQWRLDLERAQLVEDILDNLPFSIIVKDRNAAYVAVNKAACALLETNAETILGRTVFDLHSRNLAERIDIADRQVIDNGTSTVLPERVTRLNGEEILAITRKQRVGRLGRYFLVTTMEDITALATRDEHGTPVIPTLEHLSFVTSTFGKAREEMRASNLDQSGLKEKAVLLVTANPSFAKVAGQKLIDYQVEHAVVTSEEEQRDFIDIARSAGVTIDIVVVDNQMSVACLDHAAAGNLPVLAIDEDQIAATLLHKLISALETSERSADDDNDQWEIVTEETPVVLERGGPGDVLLVEDNKVNQIVFSQILEGLGLGWRLATSGEEALRLFAEQRPSVVLLDTTLVDIDGFEVARRMRGLEEEAPVPIVGVITHAFEGDRDKCLSAGMDDMLLKPVSPDMVEGIFQRIFGKRDARERA, encoded by the coding sequence ATGCTTGATGCTCTTTGCGACGCGCTTGGCGCGGCGGTTGTCGTCTATGACGGCAATGATCGCATCGTTTTTGCCAGTCGCAAGATTCTGTCGATTTTTCCTCTTCGCGAGGAAGCAATTTCTCACGGCGCCCGCCTGCGCGATTATCTCGGCGCTCTCTACGATTGTTGCCTCGAAGACACCGGAAATCCGGCGGTAATGACCGGACGGCTGGGGCGCGAGGAATGGATTGGCGAGCGTCTGGCGCTGCACTGGCGCGAAAGGTCTGAAAAGACGGAGCGACACAAGGGTGAACGCTGGCTGCGTTTCGTCATGAACAGGTTGCCATCAGGCCTCGGCATCAGTGTTGTTGCGGATATTTCCGAGCAGAAAAAACGTGAAGAGCAGTGGCGACTTGACCTTGAACGGGCGCAATTGGTTGAGGATATTCTCGACAATCTGCCGTTCTCGATCATCGTCAAAGACCGCAACGCCGCTTATGTCGCCGTCAACAAGGCAGCTTGTGCTTTGCTTGAAACCAACGCCGAAACCATCCTCGGGCGCACAGTTTTCGATCTCCATTCCCGCAATCTTGCCGAACGGATAGACATTGCTGATCGACAGGTTATCGACAACGGCACATCAACTGTCCTGCCAGAGCGAGTGACACGTCTCAACGGCGAGGAAATATTGGCGATCACCCGCAAACAGCGGGTAGGTCGGTTGGGGCGCTATTTTCTGGTCACGACGATGGAAGATATTACTGCGCTTGCCACAAGGGACGAGCACGGTACGCCCGTTATACCCACACTCGAACATCTCTCCTTTGTGACGTCCACCTTCGGGAAGGCCAGGGAAGAGATGAGGGCCTCCAACCTGGACCAAAGTGGCCTGAAAGAGAAAGCAGTTCTTCTCGTGACTGCCAATCCATCCTTTGCAAAGGTCGCCGGCCAAAAGCTCATCGATTACCAGGTTGAACACGCCGTTGTTACGAGCGAGGAAGAGCAACGCGACTTCATTGATATTGCCCGCTCTGCCGGTGTGACAATCGATATCGTTGTTGTTGACAACCAGATGAGTGTTGCGTGCCTCGATCATGCCGCCGCTGGGAACCTTCCCGTTCTCGCCATCGATGAAGATCAGATCGCCGCAACCTTGTTGCACAAGCTGATCTCGGCTCTGGAAACATCCGAGCGCAGCGCAGACGATGACAACGACCAGTGGGAAATTGTCACCGAGGAAACACCTGTGGTTCTCGAGCGCGGCGGTCCCGGCGATGTCCTGCTTGTCGAAGACAACAAGGTCAATCAGATCGTCTTTTCCCAGATCCTTGAAGGATTGGGCCTTGGCTGGCGGCTTGCGACCTCCGGTGAGGAAGCGTTGCGGCTTTTTGCCGAACAACGTCCCTCCGTTGTGCTTCTCGACACCACGCTTGTGGACATTGACGGTTTTGAAGTCGCTCGTCGAATGCGGGGGCTGGAAGAGGAAGCGCCTGTTCCCATCGTTGGCGTCATCACCCACGCCTTTGAGGGCGATCGGGACAAATGTCTGTCGGCGGGCATGGACGACATGCTGTTGAAACCTGTCAGCCCCGACATGGTAGAGGGCATTTTCCAGCGGATTTTTGGAAAGAGGGATGCGCGGGAGCGCGCCTGA
- a CDS encoding SMP-30/gluconolactonase/LRE family protein: MTTTHAFAGTVLDDAALMLGEGPTYDPVTGTAWWFNILERELHELHLASGRKTVHALPFMGSALARINDDKQLIASDDGLFIRDTATGVLSLHAELETDLPGNRSNDGRVHPSGALWIGTMGRTAETGAGSIYYVAKGHVTKLFPEISIPNSICFSPGGETGYYTDTKVNKLMKVPLDPQTGLPVGPSTVFVDSSGVAGGIDGSVCDAQGHIWNARWGIGAVDRYDPQGNHVERYMVPAGQTTCPAFIGPDASRLLVTSAREHLDDAAIAANPSHGQTFELGIEVQGAFEPTYRL; encoded by the coding sequence ATGACAACGACCCACGCCTTCGCCGGAACCGTGCTTGATGATGCAGCGCTGATGCTCGGCGAAGGACCGACCTATGATCCCGTTACGGGCACAGCCTGGTGGTTCAACATTCTCGAACGCGAGCTGCACGAACTGCACCTCGCGTCCGGTCGCAAAACCGTGCATGCCCTGCCCTTCATGGGAAGCGCACTTGCGAGGATCAACGATGACAAGCAACTCATCGCATCCGACGATGGCCTGTTCATTCGCGATACTGCAACCGGCGTTCTTTCCCTTCATGCAGAACTTGAAACGGATCTTCCCGGCAACCGCTCAAATGATGGGCGGGTCCATCCGTCCGGTGCCCTATGGATCGGGACTATGGGCAGAACGGCGGAGACCGGCGCGGGCAGTATTTATTACGTCGCCAAAGGCCATGTGACGAAGCTGTTTCCCGAGATCAGTATCCCCAATTCTATCTGCTTTTCGCCGGGCGGCGAAACCGGATATTACACCGACACCAAAGTCAACAAACTGATGAAGGTGCCGCTTGACCCTCAAACCGGCCTGCCGGTTGGCCCGTCGACGGTATTCGTCGATTCATCCGGCGTAGCCGGGGGTATCGATGGGTCGGTGTGCGATGCGCAAGGCCATATCTGGAATGCACGTTGGGGCATCGGGGCCGTGGACCGTTACGACCCGCAGGGAAACCACGTGGAGCGCTACATGGTCCCGGCAGGACAGACAACCTGCCCGGCCTTTATCGGTCCCGACGCATCGCGTCTTCTCGTCACGTCCGCGCGCGAACATCTGGACGATGCGGCGATCGCCGCCAATCCATCGCATGGACAGACCTTTGAGCTGGGCATCGAGGTTCAGGGCGCTTTTGAGCCGACCTATCGTCTTTGA